In a single window of the Carassius carassius chromosome 26, fCarCar2.1, whole genome shotgun sequence genome:
- the LOC132105844 gene encoding leucine-rich repeat-containing protein 4-like produces the protein MCHIMSLLGRVAVHRARKAALLCVLFLMVQPCMEVAAAAGPQGCPTDCSCNNQLSKVVCTRRGLTRVPPGIPSNTRHLNLMENAIEAVQADSFRNLHHLEVLQLGRNAIRQIEVGAFSGLTNLNTLELFDNRLTVVPSGAFEYLSKLRELWLRNNPIESIPSYAFNRVPSLMRLDLGELKKLEYISDGAFEGLVNLKYLNLGMCNIRGEMPNLTPLVGLEDLEISENLFPEIKPGSFRGLSSLKKLWIMNSQIGLIERNAFDDLASLVELNLAHNNLSSLPHDLFTPLKFLVEIHLHHNPWNCGCDSLWLARWLREYIPTNSTCCGRCHSPAHMRGRQLVELDRGDTGAMQCSAPFISDAPRDLNISGERVAELRCRTAAMSAVRWLLPNGTVLTHASSHPRITVLNDGTLNFSNVLAGDTGMYTCMVSNAAGNSNASAYLNVSAAELNTSNLSYLTTVTVEVLSPGNEMPKPKTTTTTAGDSTTTTASPSVFQPVFISTPTVLLQSTDTPRNRPSVVPGSKVTTGKPPNPASTSLDEVMKTTKIIIGCFVAVTLLAAIMLIVFYKLRKRHQQRSTVDADRSVEIIQVEEAPASAANMAEEGGRTLPEIRDHNIIYKLDYNTHKPKTNYMHQPTLEHISYKLTDCSHKSLPDYYIHKKDEQSPYKHGYSSQKPEYKSHTPKPDFSPFKPDYGVPKSKTNYNMPKLKSDCNPYKTDSSLFKPDFNAFKSEFSSLKKEYVSCDFSPQKYKMDYSPQNVDNSPHKINYSTLKPKYNTYKPPGHGAKWTDSNSIGNSLPRTLPSAITDSPDDRVKKTHTKEKVQETQI, from the coding sequence ATGTGCCACATCATGAGTCTCCTGGGGCGGGTAGCTGTGCATCGAGCCAGGAAAGCCGCCCTGCTCTGTGTCCTGTTCCTCATGGTTCAACCGTGCATGGAGGTGGCGGCCGCGGCAGGGCCCCAGGGCTGCCCGACTGATTGCTCCTGCAACAACCAGCTCAGCAAGGTGGTGTGCACCAGGCGTGGGCTCACTCGTGTACCACCAGGTATACCCAGCAACACCCGACACCTAAACCTGATGGAGAATGCCATCGAGGCTGTGCAGGCCGACTCTTTCCGCAATCTCCATCACCTGGAGGTACTGCAGCTGGGCCGCAATGCAATTAGACAGATTGAAGTGGGTGCCTTCAGTGGACTGACTAATCTCAATACACTGGAACTATTTGATAACCGGTTGACAGTGGTGCCAAGTGGGGCATTTGAGTATCTGTCCAAGCTGCGAGAGCTGTGGCTGAGAAATAACCCCATTGAAAGCATCCCATCATATGCATTTAACCGAGTGCCATCCCTAATGAGATTGGACCTGGGTGAACTGAAGAAACTGGAGTACATCTCAGATGGGGCCTTTGAAGGTCTAGTCAACCTCAAGTACCTCAATCTGGGGATGTGCAATATTAGAGGGGAGATGCCCAACCTGACGCCTCTGGTTGGGCTCGAGGATCTAGAAATCTCTGAGAATCTCTTTCCTGAGATTAAACCAGGTTCATTCAGAGGACTATCTTCACTCAAAAAATTATGGATCATGAACTCTCAAATAGGGCTAATTGAGCGAAATGCATTTGATGACCTTGCCTCTTTGGTGGAGCTGAATTTGGCCCATAACAATCTAAGCTCACTGCCCCATGACCTCTTTACACCACTGAAATTCCTGGTGGAAATTCACCTCCaccacaatccctggaactgtgGCTGCGACTCACTTTGGCTAGCACGTTGGCTACGCGAGTACATACCGACGAACTCTACATGCTGTGGCCGTTGTCACTCCCCTGCACACATGAGAGGCCGCCAGTTGGTTGAGCTGGACCGAGGTGATACAGGGGCAATGCAGTGCTCCGCTCCTTTTATCTCAGATGCTCCAAGAGACCTGAATATTTCTGGTGAACGTGTGGCAGAACTGCGATGTCGAACAGCAGCCATGTCTGCTGTGCGATGGCTCCTACCGAACGGGACAGTTCTAACTCACGCATCAAGCCACCCACGGATAACAGTGCTGAATGACGGGACTCTGAACTTTTCGAACGTGCTAGCAGGTGACACGGGCATGTATACCTGCATGGTGTCCAACGCGGCTGGAAATTCCAATGCTTCGGCCTATCTAAACGTAAGTGCTGCTGAGCTCAACACGTCCAACCTCAGCTACTTAACCACAGTCACAGTGGAGGTGCTGAGCCCCGGAAATGAAATGCCCAAGCCTAAAACCACCACGACTACAGCAGGTGATAGCACCACTACCACGGCCTCGCCATCAGTCTTTCAGCCAGTTTTCATCTCTACGCCGACAGTCCTGCTCCAGAGTACCGACACTCCACGAAATCGCCCATCTGTTGTACCTGGCTCAAAAGTGACGACAGGAAAACCTCCCAACCCAGCCAGTACCAGTCTGGATGAGGTGATGAAGACAACAAAGATCATTATCGGTTGTTTCGTGGCAGTAACCTTGCTAGCAGCAATCatgttaattgtattttataaacTACGAAAGCGGCATCAGCAGAGAAGCACAGTGGATGCAGACAGAAGTGTGGAGATTATTCAGGTAGAGGAAGCACCGGCATCTGCTGCCAATATGGCAGAGGAGGGGGGACGGACTCTACCAGAGATAAGGGATCATAACATTATTTACAAACTGGACTACAACACCCACAAACCTAAAACAAACTATATGCACCAACCTACTTTGGAACACATCTCTTACAAACTGACGGACTGTTCACACAAGTCATTGCCAGATTATTACATACACAAAAAAGATGAGCAGAGCCCCTACAAACATGGATATAGTTCTCAAAAACCTGAATACAAATCTCATACTCCTAAACCAGACTTCAGTCCATTCAAACCAGACTACGGTGTTCCAAAATCCAAAACAAACTACAATATGCCTAAACTCAAATCTGATTGCAACCCCTACAAGACAGACAGCAGCCTTTTTAAACCGGACTTCAATGCTTTCAAGTCAGAGTTCAGCTCCCTCAAAAAAGAATACGTCAGTTGTGACTTCAGCCCTCAAAAGTACAAAATGGATTACAGTCCTCAAAACGTGGACAACAGCCCACATAAGATCAACTACAGCACCCTGAAACCCAAATACAACACTTATAAGCCACCGGGCCATGGTGCCAAATGGACAGATAGCAACAGCATTGGAAATTCTTTGCCTCGAACCTTGCCCAGTGCTATCACAGATTCTCCTGATGACCGTGTTAAAAAAACTCACACCAAGGAGAAAGTACAAGAGACTCAGATATAG